GATCCGTCATATTATGGTCAGATCATTGTCAATACCAATTCTCACATTGGGAACTACGGTGTGCAGCTGGATGATGAGGAAGAATCAGGCTCCGTAAAGATTCGTGGGATGGTCTGCAATACATTTTCTGCGATTTACTCGAGAGATACCGCCGACTTTTCTTTGCAAGAGTATTTCGAGAGATCAAATATCGTGGGGATAAGCAATGTGGACACCAGGCATTTGGTACGACATGTAAGAGAAAAGGGTGTTATGAATGCAATCATCTCCTCAGAAATTCTCGACGAGACGCTTCTTATGGAGGAGTTGAAGAAAATCCCTTCTATGGACGGTCTTGAATTGTCGTCGGAGGTCACGACAATTGAACCTTATTTCGTGGGAGATGAGGAAGGCAGCAGGTGGAGAATTGCGGTAATGGATTATGGAATTAAAAAAAGCATTCTCTCTAATCTTACTTCCCGCGGTTGTTATTGCAAGGTTTTTCCAGCCAAGACATCTTTCGAAGAAGTAATGAAATGGCAGCCCGACGGATTCTTTATATCGAACGGGCCGGGCGATCCTTCTGCAATGCTTTACGCTGTGGAAAGTGTGAATGAGATGATTAAAAGCAGCAAGCCATTGTTTGGGATATGCCTGGGGCATCAATTGCTGGCACTCTCAAGCGGTATCAGTACTTACAAAATGCATCACGGGCATCGTGGTCTGAACCATCCTGTCAAGAATCTTCTTACGGGATTGTGTGAGATAACTTCGCAAAATCACGGTTTTGCAGTAAATCCGGGCGAGATCGAAAGTCACCCTGATATAGAGATCACGCATGTCAACCTGAATGACAATACGATCGAAGGGATTAGAAGAAAGGATTCTCCGGCATTCTCTGTACAGTATCATCCGGAGGCATCCCCAGGGCCGCATGACTCAAGGTATTTGTTTGATGACTTTATCAAATTGTTGAAAGAAAACTAATTTGTAAAAGACCTCCATACGGAGGTCTTTTATTTTAAATGTTAGCATCCAATAATTCTCGAAAGTCTTCCTCTCTCAGAAGCCCTTCTTTCCGCATTACCAGCTTTCCACTCTTATATAACAAAAAAGTGGGCACTTCTTCAATTTTAAGCTCCTTAGCCAGCGTCTTATTCTGATCGTAGTTAATTGTCTGGATCTTTGCCTTTCCACTGTATTCGGACGTGAGTTTCTTGACGGTTGGCAGCATTTTTTGACAAGGTGCACACCATGGAGCGTAAAAGTCAACCAGCACTACCTTGTCAGAAGCGATCAAATGCTGGAAATCTGTTTTCGATATAGCGCTGACTGATTCGCTTGCAGAGGTACCCTCTGTTTTCTTACCCGCCGCTGACCATTTTAAGTATCCACCCTTCAGGTCATAAATTTTATTAAAACCGCTCTCCCGCAAGATCTTTGCAGCCGCTCCACTTCGTCCTCCCGAAAGGCAATACACATATACCGGCTTGTTTTTGTCGAGCCCGCTAACCAGCTGACGAAAATTTGGATCTTTATAATTTATATTCTTCGCATTTCGCAAATGCCCATCCTGGTATTCGTTTGGAGTACGCACGTCAAGCAGCTGTGTTTTTTCGTTGCTAGAAATCTGTCGCTCGAATTCATCCGGAGTAAGTTGGATTTGGCCCAGGGCAGCATTCGTCAGGGCCAGGATCAAAAGAGTTATTGCACTTAAAATTTTCATAAAAGCAGGTTGTGTTAATGCATTGTAAATTTAGCCTAAAGTGAATTGTCATTTATGGATGACGATTTTTTTGTGTTATTTTGTAGGCGTTAACATATTCAATTTATAATCAAAAAATAAAGCTGCAAATGAGTACGATTCAGTCAGTACATGCAAGACAAATTCTGGATTCAAGAGGAAACCCAACAATAGAAGTTGATATTCGTACCGAAAACGGTTATCTGGGGCGTGCTGCTGTTCCTTCTGGTGCATCGACCGGAAAGCATGAGGCCGTTGAACTTCGCGATAACGACAAAAGCGTTTACGTTGGAAAAGGAGTTTTGCAGGCAGTTGAAAATGTAAACGATATTATTTTCCCCGAATTGATCGGTTGCTCAGTTTTCGAGCAAAATCTGATAGATAAGATCATGTTGGAGCTTGATGGTACGCCTAATAAGGGCAAGTTAGGTGCCAACGCAATTCTTGGTGTTTCTCTTGCAGCTGCCAAAGCAGCCGCGCAGGAAGCAAACCTTCCACTTTATCGTTACGTAGGCGGTACTAACGCAAATACGCTTCCGGTTCCGATGATGAATATTCTGAACGGAGGAAGTCATGCCGACAATTCCATCGATTTTCAGGAATTTATGATCATGCCTGCAAAAGCAGATACATTTTCACAGGCATTGCGCATGGGTGTTGAAGTTTTCCATACACTTAAAACTGTATTGAAAAGCAAAGGCTACTCAACCAACGTTGGTGACGAAGGGGGATTTGCACCAAATATCAAATCCAATGAAGAGGCGATCGAAATTGTAATCCAGGCTATTGAAAAAGCGGGCTACAAACCAGGCGAAGAGATCTTCATTGCAATGGATGCAGCAGTTTCTGAATTTTACGAAGATGGATTCTATCACTTCAAAAAATCAGACGGGCGCAAATTGAGCTCTGCTGAAATGGCTGATTACTGGACTCAGTGGGTTGCTAAATACCCTATTATCTCTATTGAAGACGGAATGGATGAAGATGACTGGGCTGGCTGGAAGACATTGACAGATTCAGTTGGCAAGAAATGCCAGCTTGTTGGAGATGATCTTTTTGTTACTAATGTTACCCGTCTGCAACAAGGTATCGAGTCACAAATAGCAAATGCGGTTCTTGTTAAAGTAAATCAAATAGGCTCTTTAACTGAAACAATTGACACTGTAAATCTTGCAAAACGTAACAGCTACAAGAGCATTATGTCGCACAGATCCGGTGAAACTGAGGATTCAACTATTGCCGATCTTGCCGTTGCATTGAATACAGGGCAGATCAAAACAGGTTCAGCATCCCGCTCGGACCGTATGGCGAAATACAACCAGCTACTCCGGATCGAAGAAGAGCTCGGTGAAAGCGCATATTTCCCAGGTTTAAAATTCTGATTAACCGAGACCGGAGCCTAGCGCTCCGGTTCTCATTTTCGGGTAGTGCTGATGAAAAGTAACTCGTTCTGGTCCTTCCAAACGCTAAAAAATTTTTATGTCGCCACGCTTGTTGCCTGGCTGATATGGGTATTATTCCTGGATAACAACAACGCGAAAGTGGTGTTTTCTAACAGGATGAAAATGAAGGAGCTTGAAACCGAGAAGTCTAAGCTATTAGACAAAATCGCGCAAGTGAAAAAGGAACGGAATGAAGTATTTGGGAATCCGAAAATGGTAGAAAAATGGGCGCGGGAGAAGTTCCTGATGAGAAAGCCCAATGAAGAGGTTTTCGTGATCGTTGACGAAAACAATCAACCGATAGAAAGTAAAAAAGAGGAGTGAGCCGAGACTCACGGAATATCATATTCTAATATTAAAAACATTGAGCAGAAAAGTAATTCTCATCATCATGGACGGTTGGGGAATCGCAAAATCAAGCGAGGAAAACCGTTCAGCTATTGTCGCTGCAAACACTCCATTTTACGATAGTATTCTTCAAAAGTATCCTCACAGCAAGCTGCAGGCAAGTGGCCTTGCAGTGGGTTTGCCTGACGGACAAATGGGGAATTCAGAAGTTGGTCATACCAATCTTGGCGCAGGAAGGGTTGTTTACCAGGATCTTGTTAAAATTAATCTAGCTGTCTCAGAAGGTACATTAGCCAGGGAAAAGGCGCTGACCGAAGCTCTGACATATGCGAAGACAAACAACAAAAAGCTACATTTTATCGGTCTGGTATCTGACGGCGGTGTGCATTCACACATCGAGCATCTCAAAGGACTATGCAAAATTGCGGCAGATCAGGGACTCGACAAAGTCTTCGTTCATGCATTTACAGACGGAAGGGACTGTGATCCGAAAAGCGGCTTGGGATTCCTGACAGATTTGAAGGATACCATGAGCAAAACTACCGGCAGGCTGGCGAGTGTGACTGGTCGTTATTATGCGATGGATCGTGATAAAAGATGGGAGCGGGTTAAGCTTGCGTACGATGCGATGGTACATGGTGAAGGAAAGAGGGTCGCGGAAATGGAAGTGCTAAAAGCTGTACAAACGTCCTATGAAGAAGGGGTAACCGACGAATTCATCACCCCAATTATCGCAACGGACGCATTGGGTGAGCCTATTGCGGTAATAGAAGACGGTGATGTAGTGTTATGTTTTAACTTCCGTACAGATCGCGGAAGGGAAATTACGGAGGTCCTTACCCAACAGGATTTTCATGAGCAAAACATGCACAAGCTGAATTTGAAATACATTACAATGACGAATTATGACGATACTTTCAAAGGTGTGGATGTCATTTTCGATAAGGACAATCTGAATAATACACTTGGAGAAGTGTTGGAAGCGGCTGGCAAAAAGCAGATTCGTATTGCGGAAACTGAAAAATATCCGCATGTTACGTTCTTTTTTTCCGGCGGAAGAGAGAAGCCATTTGAAGGCGAGAGCAGACTTCTCTGCCCATCCCCGAAGGTGGCCACTTATGACCTTCAACCGGAAATGTCAGCTTTTGGTATTCGTGATTCAATTATTCCGGAACTGGAAAAAGAGGAAGTTGATTTCGTTTGTCTGAATTTTGCAAATCCTGATATGGTGGGTCACACAGGTGTTTTTGAAGCTGCTGTTAAAGCATGTGAA
This Dyadobacter sp. UC 10 DNA region includes the following protein-coding sequences:
- the carA gene encoding glutamine-hydrolyzing carbamoyl-phosphate synthase small subunit, which encodes MNQKKEALLLLEDGTAYKGLALGIRGTTGGEICFNTGMTGYQEIYTDPSYYGQIIVNTNSHIGNYGVQLDDEEESGSVKIRGMVCNTFSAIYSRDTADFSLQEYFERSNIVGISNVDTRHLVRHVREKGVMNAIISSEILDETLLMEELKKIPSMDGLELSSEVTTIEPYFVGDEEGSRWRIAVMDYGIKKSILSNLTSRGCYCKVFPAKTSFEEVMKWQPDGFFISNGPGDPSAMLYAVESVNEMIKSSKPLFGICLGHQLLALSSGISTYKMHHGHRGLNHPVKNLLTGLCEITSQNHGFAVNPGEIESHPDIEITHVNLNDNTIEGIRRKDSPAFSVQYHPEASPGPHDSRYLFDDFIKLLKEN
- a CDS encoding thioredoxin domain-containing protein, which gives rise to MKILSAITLLILALTNAALGQIQLTPDEFERQISSNEKTQLLDVRTPNEYQDGHLRNAKNINYKDPNFRQLVSGLDKNKPVYVYCLSGGRSGAAAKILRESGFNKIYDLKGGYLKWSAAGKKTEGTSASESVSAISKTDFQHLIASDKVVLVDFYAPWCAPCQKMLPTVKKLTSEYSGKAKIQTINYDQNKTLAKELKIEEVPTFLLYKSGKLVMRKEGLLREEDFRELLDANI
- a CDS encoding FtsB family cell division protein, with product MKSNSFWSFQTLKNFYVATLVAWLIWVLFLDNNNAKVVFSNRMKMKELETEKSKLLDKIAQVKKERNEVFGNPKMVEKWAREKFLMRKPNEEVFVIVDENNQPIESKKEE
- the gpmI gene encoding 2,3-bisphosphoglycerate-independent phosphoglycerate mutase, which produces MSRKVILIIMDGWGIAKSSEENRSAIVAANTPFYDSILQKYPHSKLQASGLAVGLPDGQMGNSEVGHTNLGAGRVVYQDLVKINLAVSEGTLAREKALTEALTYAKTNNKKLHFIGLVSDGGVHSHIEHLKGLCKIAADQGLDKVFVHAFTDGRDCDPKSGLGFLTDLKDTMSKTTGRLASVTGRYYAMDRDKRWERVKLAYDAMVHGEGKRVAEMEVLKAVQTSYEEGVTDEFITPIIATDALGEPIAVIEDGDVVLCFNFRTDRGREITEVLTQQDFHEQNMHKLNLKYITMTNYDDTFKGVDVIFDKDNLNNTLGEVLEAAGKKQIRIAETEKYPHVTFFFSGGREKPFEGESRLLCPSPKVATYDLQPEMSAFGIRDSIIPELEKEEVDFVCLNFANPDMVGHTGVFEAAVKACETVDQCVQAVVTTGLNHGYSSIIIADHGNSDYMSNDDGSPNTAHSLNLVPCILVDNSYQMPINDGKLADIAPTILALMDIPKPEEMTGTSIL
- the eno gene encoding phosphopyruvate hydratase, which codes for MSTIQSVHARQILDSRGNPTIEVDIRTENGYLGRAAVPSGASTGKHEAVELRDNDKSVYVGKGVLQAVENVNDIIFPELIGCSVFEQNLIDKIMLELDGTPNKGKLGANAILGVSLAAAKAAAQEANLPLYRYVGGTNANTLPVPMMNILNGGSHADNSIDFQEFMIMPAKADTFSQALRMGVEVFHTLKTVLKSKGYSTNVGDEGGFAPNIKSNEEAIEIVIQAIEKAGYKPGEEIFIAMDAAVSEFYEDGFYHFKKSDGRKLSSAEMADYWTQWVAKYPIISIEDGMDEDDWAGWKTLTDSVGKKCQLVGDDLFVTNVTRLQQGIESQIANAVLVKVNQIGSLTETIDTVNLAKRNSYKSIMSHRSGETEDSTIADLAVALNTGQIKTGSASRSDRMAKYNQLLRIEEELGESAYFPGLKF